A window of Vespa velutina chromosome 15, iVesVel2.1, whole genome shotgun sequence contains these coding sequences:
- the LOC124954290 gene encoding mitochondrial import inner membrane translocase subunit TIM44 gives MFQNFVTCRINLIGIARSTQSQRRFRNGSREHSSSRHPLLRTTCFHLPDIQSLSIRSYSNPARRPSFFSQFVENIKQEMQKNKEMKESLKKFREEAEKLEQSEALRSARQKFQAVESEASKGSEAIKEKLDSLKEKVQEVIEEASKSELGKKAGQLGEEITKSAKGAAETISEKSQALGKTGAFQTISQTAEVVRKELDHQGMQGRVYVPLTKLRKRKEIVDVSLDEKQFQPNMDARGVELHKDSKFFQSWQNFKDNNPYMNKVLDWKIKYEESDNPVIRASRFFTEKVSYMVGGMFQKTDLSETLTEICKLDPSFDKNQFLRDCEIDIIPNILEAMVRGDLEILKDWCHEAAFNVISQPIMQVQKLGYHLDNKILDIENVDLLMGKMMEQGPVLLITFLSQQILCIRDKDNNIIEGDPERVMRFNYIWVLCRDPTELNPKAAWRLLEISCSSVKQFV, from the exons atg ttTCAGAATTTCGTGACATGCAGGATTAATTTAATAGGTATTGCTCGGTCCACACAATCACAGAGGAGATTTAGAAATGGCTCGAGAGAACATTCTTCATCACGCCATCCATTGTTACGAACAACCTGTTTTCATTTACCAGATATACAAAGTTTATCA attcgTTCATATTCAAATCCAGCACGAAGACCCagtttcttttctcaatttgttgaaaatattaaacaagaaatgcagaaaaataaagagatgaaagaatcattaaagaaatttcgtGAAGAAGCAGAGAAATTAGAACAGTCAGAAGCGTTGCGTTCAGCGAGACAAAAATTTCAAGCAGTTGAGTCTGAAGCCTCCAAAGGATCCGAAgccataaaagaaaaattggacagtctaaaagaaaaa GTACAAGAGGTTATTGAGGAAGCAAGTAAATCTGAATTAGGCAAAAAAGCAGGACAATTAGGTGAGGAAATAACTAAGTCGGCGAAAGGGGCAGCAGAAACGATTTCGGAAAAAAGTCAAGCACTTGGAAAAACAGGAGCTTTCCAAACTATCTCACAGACAGCAGAGGTTGTAAGAAAAGAGTTGGATCATCAAGGAATGCAAg GAAGAGTTTACGTACCACTTactaaattaagaaaaagaaaagaaatagtagaTGTATCTTTAGATGAAAAGCAGTTTCAACCTAATATGGATGCACGAGGCGTTGAATTGCATAAAGattctaaattttttcaatcttgGCAAAATTTTAAG GATAACAATCCATATATGAATAAAGTATTGGATTGGAAAATCAAGTATGAAGAATCGGACAATCCTGTAATTCGTGCTTCCAGATTTTTTACCGAAAAAGTTAGCTATATGGTTGGTGGTATGTTCCAAAAGACAGATTTGTCCGAGACATTAACGGAAATTTGTAAGCTGGATCCAAGctttgataaaaatcaatttttaagagATTGCGAGATAGATATTATACCAAATATACTCGAAGCTATGGTTAGGGGGGatcttgaaattttaaaagattggTGTCACGAGGCCGCGTTTAATGTAATATCGCAACCTATTATGCAAGTACAAAAATTGGGATATCATTTAGACAATAAAATCTTAG acATTGAAAATGTAGATCTTTTAATGGGTAAGATGATGGAACAAGGTCCAGTTTTATTGATAACGTTTCTCAGCCAACAGATACTATGtataagagataaagataataacataattgaaggAGATCCTGAAAGAGTGATGCGTTTCAATTACATTTGGGTATTATGTCGCGATCCAACGGAACTCAATCCAAAAGCTGCTTGGCGTTTACTTGAAATTAGCTGTTCGAGCGTCAAGCAATTTGTATAG